The Shewanella halotolerans region CATGGCATCGAAGATACGGAACACGTCCACACCATTTTGATGCGCGCGCTCAACAAACCTGTGTACCAGGTCGTCACCATAGTGGCGATAGCCCAGCAGGTTCTGTCCCCTAAGCAGCATCTGCTGCGGCGTATTGGGCATGGCCTTCTTAAGCTCACGAATACGCTCCCAGGGATCCTCCCCCAGATAACGAATACAGGCGTCGAAGGTGGCACCGCCCCAGGATTCCAGCGACCAGAAGCCCACCTTGTCGAGTAAGGGGGCGATAGGAAGCATGTCGTCGATACGAAGACGCGTGGCAAGAATCGATTGATGCGCGTCGCGCAGGACGACGTCGGTTAATGCAAGTGGCTTGCTCATAAAAACTCCCTACTTCTATTTATGCTTTGGCGCGATATTGATGGACGGCGGCGGTGATCACGGCGACCATCTTAGGATCGACGCCTGGAAAGCGTGAAACTTGCGCTTCGCTCGCTTCGGCTAGTGGTGCAAGTTTAGGTTTAGGCGCACATTTCCATGCCACCAGATTAACGGCCCCAATGAGTATAGTTAGGAAGGTAAACACCAACCCCATTCCCAGCACCATGATCATCAGTGCTTCCATTATCTGTTGAGCCATTGAATCCATACTATCCTCTCAGGTTAATCGAGCACATCAGACTTACGGTCTAGCCGTAGGACATGCTATTTATTCAGGTAATACGCATTAAAATCGACAGGTGACATGACAGGTGTCGTCGATTGAGGCGCAAAAAGATCGCCTTTAGCCAGGAAACCTTAACCAATCTATAACAAAAAGGCGAGCGCCTTGTAAATTGGTCTTACCAAATTACGACTAATTGATAAGGGGCTTTCGGTAATTTCACAATAAATGGCGACTATTTTTGACGATCACATAAAAAATTAGCCATCAAATCTAGGATTAGATTAAAAACCCCTAACCTGCTTGAAAATTGAATTCACGAAAACGAACGAGATCTGATGGGAGATGCAAGATTATGCACTCTGCCTAGCAATTGGTAGGGCAATATTGAAACATGAGCGGGATTGGCATAGGTATGAGCCAGATGGCGATAGACTTTGAGCTTTGAACTTCTAACGGCATGGGGAAACAGGCATAAAAAAACCCGCAACCTAAGTTGCGGGTTTTAATAATGGCGGAGAAGGAGGGATTCGAACCCTCGATGGGAGATAAAGCCCATACTCCCTTAGCAGGGGAGCGCCTTCGGCCACTCGGCCACCTCTCCGTCTAAAATGGTACGCGTGAGAGGATTCGAACCTCTGACCGCCTGGTTCGTAGCCAGGTACTCTATCCAGCTGAGCTACACGCGCAAAATTCTAGGCTTTCAAACAAAACGACGGCCAAAAACCGTCGATTTTTAAATGTGGTACGCGTGAGAGGATTCGAACCTCTGACCGCCTGGTTCGTAGCCAGGTACTCTATCCAGCTGAGCTACACGCGCACAGAATTTTAGGTAAGTTAGGAGATGGTACGCGTGAGAGGATTCGAACCTCTGACCGCCTGGTTCGTAGCCAGGTACTCTATCCAGCTGAGCTACACGCGCATCTTATATCTATAACCTACTTTTACTGAAAAACAAATGGTACGCGTGAGAGGATTCGAACCTCTGACCGCCTGGTTCGTAGCCAGGTACTCTATCCAGCTGAGCTACACGCGCCCTGTTTTGTCAGTTAAGAAATGGCGGAGAAGGAGGGATTCGAACCCTCGATGGGAGATAAAGCCCATACTCCCTTAGCAGGGGAGCGCCTTCGGCCACTCGGCCACCTCTCCGTTTTCTTGGCGCACATATTACTGTTTGAAGAAAATAAGTCAAACCATTTCTCCTAAACAAATTCTGTTTGAGCT contains the following coding sequences:
- a CDS encoding OadG family protein, with amino-acid sequence MDSMAQQIMEALMIMVLGMGLVFTFLTILIGAVNLVAWKCAPKPKLAPLAEASEAQVSRFPGVDPKMVAVITAAVHQYRAKA